The Anguilla rostrata isolate EN2019 unplaced genomic scaffold, ASM1855537v3 scaf0721, whole genome shotgun sequence DNA segment TATAACTATCACTATGCAGAGAATGTGCATGACTCTCCTGAACAATTGCCAGCTTCCATTGCTGAAATACTGCAGTTTACTCCATGAGACAGTTCAGACCAGTGGTGCTATCTTTTTTTCTACTAGTGTGCTTCACCTCACACATTCAGCATAGACTACCAGAACGACTGCTTCCTCAAAGATGGAGAGCCATTCCGCTACATCTCCGGGAGCATCCACTACAGCCGCATTCCCCAGATCTACTGGAAAGACAGGCTGCTCAAGATGTACATGGCAGGCCTGAATACCATCCAGACGTGCGTACATTACCATAAGTTTCACAATACTCCCTTCATTAGTGTACTCTTCATTCACCATTCTTGCTGATGAAGCCTTGGGTTTTAGATAGTCATAAGGGAGACAGTCATAAGGGAGACCAACAATATAGTCATTTTGTTGCATTATTAGCCGAGTGCAGTGTACTTCCTCACCCAGGTTCCTGTTCACTGGTGTTCAGGTACATTCCATGGAACTTCCATGAGCCTGCTCCTAACCATTACAACTTCAGTGGAGACAGGGACCTGGAGCACTTCCTCCACCTGGCGCAGGAAGTGGGCCTCTTGGTCATTCTTCGACCGGGACCATACATATGCGCAGAATGGGACATGGTGAGTGGAGAGCACAGAAGTGGAGTCATGCTGTCATGTGAGCACTCGTGTTGCACAGATGACATCTATGAATCATTTACTGGTCACATGCTGTAATGTACTAAACAAGTGTAAGATGAAGTAAATGTAGACTTGACTATGTAATCTTAGgattgtagctaggtaagctgtttatcttagttgacttgGTTGAGTAGGCACAAATGCAataactattgcttgttttatttgcatagactgctttgttgctgtttttgttgtgttaatcagattagcctacagggtccaagttaaactacgcggtcgttccctgcacttggaactgtacttccctctagggttttcaacacacttgttcctggttttggttatacactttgttgtacatcgctttggataagagcgtctgccaaatgcctgttatgtaatgtaatgtaatgtagactGTAAAGATGGCTGTAGGAGTGCAGGTTCCAGCTCTCGCTGTTGAGATTCAGTGTTGTGGTAACTCCCCTTTCGAGCAGTGTTCTTTTGTGAACATATAACTGCATATTTGAAAGTAGTGATACTCAAAAATGTATCACAAAGAGGAGAAATTCATAATGTACCACCTCATTGCCCTGCCAAAGGCTGAATTTGAGCTATAACATATCAGTTTTTATAGACATGGCCTGATgacaaatattttctgaaaaagaagtgatttaattttactttttggaCACACTTTAGAGCAGGGAtaatcaactctggccctcaaattcaaatccagccctggttttcttttctcccgggtaattagtgctactgattggccagactgtcttcacacctgactcccaggcaaaaggagggtggaaaaccagcaggtctCGGCCCTcaaggaccgtgagttgctgatccctgcttTAGAGTGATGCCTTTCTCTGTACCTTTGTTGGGAAATGGCTAGTCCATGATGTAGGCTGCATCAGTGACATCAGTGGATCTTAAGCAAGCCACAGTTTCCAATATTGAAGAATGACTGTGAAACTGTGCTGAACTCCACACTAGAGGCAATTGTTAAAGagaccactagagggcactgtGTGGTTATAGTGTGCAAAGTCGCATTCTAGCATATTCTTATTTTCTGAAGCTTTCAATAAATGTCTTTCAGCAAATACTGCAGCTGTATTTTATACAATAGATATGaagtgtgtaactgtgtggtCTGCTATCTTAGGGAGGCCTTCCAGCCTGGCTGCTCAACAAGAAAGATATAGTGCTTCGCTCCTCTGATGCAGGTCAGTGATATAGTGACTGGCAGACAGCCTACTGCAGCGCAAGCTGTGCTGTCCAtgaatgaatatgcatttgGCTCTGTCGATATATACTCTGTCTGACCGTATAATATGTGTGCTGCACAGTGCTGTTTTTTCCTGAAATCACACCCCTTTGCTGTAGATTACATTGCCGCAGTGTATAAATGGATGGGGAAACTACTCCCTATGATCAAACCTTTCCTCTATCAGAATGGAGGGCCCATCATTACAGTACAGGTGAGGACGATGTTACCATCATTTCTGCATATTCAAGGACTGGTGTCCATTCATTACAAGATAGGGGATTTTTGGTGTCTAATCAATTTAAGTACAGAAAAGGACAGCACTGGAGCAGTGTAAAAGAGCAACACTTACAGATGGAAAGACATAAGTTACTGTGACTTTTTCAGTTGAAATACTTCCCAAAAAAGTAATATAAggttattgttctgtttttagttTCCTCCTAAGTGATACAGCAGAATACATGTTTTCTTGTGTGGTGTCAAAgcatattacttttttattttttaaaatgcacgtGTAAACTATGGGTCATGTGCCTTAAAAAGGCACCATCTGGAGTAAACAATATTGTTTGCTCCAGGTGAAACTATTTGAAGAGGTGTGAAAATAATCTTCACAAGATTTGTGCTCAAAGGGAATTTGTTCTCTCTGCTCCAGATTTCAGCAGCTGATAAAGAAACAGTATGACTTGCCCAGCTAACACAAATTTTACTGGAAAGTTTTTCATCgtgagaatgttttgtgttagttGGGTAATTTGCAGCAAGATTTGTCTTTTGCATATTTCATTGAATAGATTGGCATGCCTGACATTGTTCATTTGACTTTTGgcttttaaagtgtttttaaaacaggaagagaCTCTGGTTTTGATGCTCCTTTGTGTGAAATTAGGTGCAAGttgttttcttcagtttgaGGTGATggaatttatttctgtatactGTGCCTGTGAAACTGACACCTGCACACAACTGCTATCAGGTGTGAATCTCTGAATCTTTCcatatttctctctctaactctctctctctctctctctctcctctccctctctctctctctcttctctctcctcttctcactctgctctctcctctcaggtTGGAAAATGAGTAGGTAGTTACTTTGCATGTGACTACAATTATCTGCGCATCTCACTCAACTGTTCCGCTCTCACCTGGGTCAGGAATGTGTGCTGTTACCACAGATGGTGCAGGGTGGGGTAC contains these protein-coding regions:
- the LOC135246686 gene encoding beta-galactosidase-like isoform X3 gives rise to the protein MAFSNVRIVLVYSLALTTQITCASPHTFSIDYQNDCFLKDGEPFRYISGSIHYSRIPQIYWKDRLLKMYMAGLNTIQTYIPWNFHEPAPNHYNFSGDRDLEHFLHLAQEVGLLVILRPGPYICAEWDMGGLPAWLLNKKDIVLRSSDAG
- the LOC135246686 gene encoding beta-galactosidase-like isoform X1, which produces MAFSNVRIVLVYSLALTTQITCASPHTFSIDYQNDCFLKDGEPFRYISGSIHYSRIPQIYWKDRLLKMYMAGLNTIQTYIPWNFHEPAPNHYNFSGDRDLEHFLHLAQEVGLLVILRPGPYICAEWDMGGLPAWLLNKKDIVLRSSDADYIAAVYKWMGKLLPMIKPFLYQNGGPIITVQVGMCLQPLLLRDMLSLMGLWLILSSTLAGLTTGGDTILLCPLQLWQSLSMKSWQWEPTLICK
- the LOC135246686 gene encoding beta-galactosidase-like isoform X2 yields the protein MAFSNVRIVLVYSLALTTQITCASPHTFSIDYQNDCFLKDGEPFRYISGSIHYSRIPQIYWKDRLLKMYMAGLNTIQTYIPWNFHEPAPNHYNFSGDRDLEHFLHLAQEVGLLVILRPGPYICAEWDMGGLPAWLLNKKDIVLRSSDADYIAAVYKWMGKLLPMIKPFLYQNGGPIITVQVGK